GTAGCCCGTCAATTCGTCGTAGAGGGCGACGTCGATGCGGTCCCTGTCGAGCATATTGAACAGTTCGGTCTCGGTGGGGACCAGGGTGACGTCGGGGAAACCGCGGGTGTTCTCCTCGAGGATCCTCCAGCCCTTGACAACGCCTATCCTCAGGCCACGGAGGCTGTCCCACCCGTCGATGGGCAGGTCTTCTTTCGAAAAGGCCACGAAACGCATCACCATGTTGTGCTCAGGTACCATGACTAGGTTAGGGTACTCCTTTTCCATACCTTTGATCCTGTTGATCTCGACGTCGAAAAGCCCCTCGTTGACGTCCTCGAGGGATCTTCCCGTGGGGTTGAAGACGACTTCCGCCTCCAGGCCTATCCTTTTGAAGGCTTCCTTGACCAGGAGGTCAAGCATCCCCGTCTGTTCGGGCGTGGAAAGAAGGCTTTTGTAAGAGGTGCTCACCGTCACGGTCCTGGTTTGGGCCGCCGCAGGAGAACAGATCAGGGTTAAAATCAAAAGAGCCGCCGCAAGCGGCAGGGCCGACGATGCCGGACTGTTGAAAGCGTCTCTTCTCAGTTGGCCTCCCCCTCCTCGGCCCGTTCTAATGATGCGCCTGGCGCAAGTATCGGGCATACCTCCACCGTCCCGGGTGAAAAGCGGATATTGACC
This DNA window, taken from Thermovirga sp., encodes the following:
- a CDS encoding amino acid ABC transporter substrate-binding protein — translated: MPDTCARRIIRTGRGGGGQLRRDAFNSPASSALPLAAALLILTLICSPAAAQTRTVTVSTSYKSLLSTPEQTGMLDLLVKEAFKRIGLEAEVVFNPTGRSLEDVNEGLFDVEINRIKGMEKEYPNLVMVPEHNMVMRFVAFSKEDLPIDGWDSLRGLRIGVVKGWRILEENTRGFPDVTLVPTETELFNMLDRDRIDVALYDELTGYEQISLRRFKGMRHLEPPLAGREMHLYLHARIRDLVEPLSEALGSMKEDGTYERIVRQATSHLVIDSGGKDWPQGFGR